The Triplophysa rosa linkage group LG15, Trosa_1v2, whole genome shotgun sequence genome has a segment encoding these proteins:
- the znf521 gene encoding zinc finger protein 521, giving the protein MSRRKQAKPRSLKGHDGRIHVMDDSKCGGKKRCYCEKRKETDEEKKRHEQEKDEAKPNDHTFADHEDGRDLGFKVADPPKCTRGETFKDHQILSECERVNTVLKISKSHISSETTVKSKQAFSDQYEQISAMASDHLTVLDDLQNSMGNFEDKQTQNCAFKDNSLSALSPACTCASYATPNSSFSSPATPTTAELTFQPMAPCGEKRKPAFVSNNAYGIQSSKKLKVFNNCVDLHNHIDPKAHQQTMDKKILNFPSEQKEHKKEGNVMLGHSVLLEAAITAAVQTVLQCSFCPTSLKDLKELQEHVRQSHNSAVIESNVFFCSHCLRGFLTKETLDTHVQQTHCKNQSRAPDPDILEDTTEGRALLFCPHCTHLPTFGSKLKLMQHIKKMHKMDLREERSTLGLTSPKVIKSPAEKTGQPSTDFICDYCGAKYISLDLFQTHLSSHLKGLLPKHTCSECFKDFPNQESLNEHTISHFSHTSTLYTCESCSKSFTSVKDLHGHLLEMHTLMLYRCSICQQAFSSKVSIQIHLASKHSNKRTTFHCTSCEWDFKHERDLHLHVQQKHLDKQCKVYCCIFCMETFKTDIELQCHITTHSDKCDPCVCTKTSSPLEVPLHEKLRAKSRSTEGSNVTPPPVSKPVAKDSVGTLPADNEIRDGTTESLFSPESKGKVNMNDPMFACEICGASYTMQSLLANHQLRDHHIQPGESGTVKRKVEAIQGSHKCKDCSKTFFTEMALWEHVQTHLGPTKHCQCPICGERFPSLLTLTEHKVTHSRSLDTGNCRICKLPLHSEEDFLEHCQRHPDLHNSLTGFRCVVCMQTVTSTIELKIHGTFHMQKVQGDGMTNGCAEPFDPNPDLKIYLSGARRETLSMNVSTFEHRFRESKTNVSVVNCCSATALIPEERTNKNALTQTTTV; this is encoded by the exons ATGTCTCGTCGAAAGCAGGCGAAGCCCAGATCTCTGAAAG GTCATGATGGCAGAATACATGTTATGGATGACAGCAAGTGCGGAGGGAAAAAACGGTGCTACTgtgagaaaagaaaagaaacggATGAGGAAAAGAAAAGACATGAGCAAGAGAAAGATGAAG CAAAGCCTAATGATCACACCTTCGCTGACCATGAAGATGGACGTGACCTTGGATTTAAAGTGGCAGATCCGCCTAAATGCACCAGAGGAGAGACATTTAAGGATCATCAGATTCTTAGTGAGTGTGAGAGGGTCAACACCGTTTTGAAAATATCCAAATCACATATCAGCAGTGAAACCACCGTAAAAAGCAAACAAGCCTTCAGTGATCAATATGAGCAGATCAGTGCAATGGCCTCTGATCACCTCACAGTTCTAGATGATCTACAGAACAGCATGGGGAACTTTGAGGACAAGCAAACTCAAAATTGTGCTTTTAAAGATAACAGTTTATCAGCCCTCTCACCAGCATGCACCTGTGCATCGTATGCCACCCCAAATTCCAGCTTCTCCAGTCCAGCCACTCCAACAACTGCAGAATTGACGTTTCAACCAATGGCACCATGTGGAGAGAAAAGAAAGCCAGCATTTGTATCAAACAATGCTTACGGAATCCAATCCTCTAAAAAGCTCAAGGTTTTCAATAACTGTGTTGATCTTCACAACCACATAGACCCCAAAGCACACCAACAGACCATGGACAAGAAGATCTTAAATTTTCCATCTGAACAAAAGGAACACAAAAAAGAGGGAAATGTCATGTTGGGTCACTCTGTGTTGCTTGAAGCAGCAATCACGGCAGCAGTTCAGACGGTCCTTCAGTGTAGCTTCTGTCCCACATCTTTAAAAGATCTGAAGGAACTTCAGGAACATGTTCGGCAGTCACACAACTCGGCTGTAATCGAGAGCAATGTCTTCTTCTGCTCACACTGCCTCCGAGGGTTCCTGACGAAGGAAACACTAGATACTCATGTGCAACAGACTCACTGTAAGAACCAGAGCCGGGCACCTGATCCGGACATTCTAGAAGACACAACAGAAGGAAGGGCTTTGCTCTTCTGTCCCCACTGCACACATTTACCTACATTTGGCAGTAAGCTAAAATTAATGCAGCATATCAAAAAGATGCACAAGATGGATCTTCGGGAGGAGAGGAGTACACTGGGTTTGACTTCCCCCAAGGTAATCAAGAGTCCAGCTGAAAAAACTGGCCAACCCTCAACCGATTTTATCTGTGACTATTGTGGGGCTAAATATATCAGTCTGGATCTATTTCAGACTCACTTGAGCTCTCATTTGAAAGGTTTACTTCCCAAGCACACTTGCTCAGAGTGCTTCAAAGATTTCCCAAATCAGGAATCTTTGAACGAGCATACAATTTCTCATTTTAGTCACACATCTACTCTTTACACGTGTGAGAGCTGTAGTAAGTCCTTTACCAGCGTCAAAGACCTACACGGGCACCTACTTGAGATGCACACCCTCATGCTTTACCGCTGTTCCATCTGCCAGCAGGCATTTAGCTCTAAGGTGTCGATTCAGATTCATCTGGCCTCCAAACACAGCAACAAGAGAACAACGTTCCACTGTACATCATGCGAATGGGACTTCAAGCACGAGCGTGACTTGCACCTACACGTTCAACAGAAACATCTAGACAAACAATGCAAGGTATACTGCTGCATCTTCTGCATGGAGACCTTCAAAACCGACATTGAGCTGCAGTGTCATATCACCACACATAGCGACAAATGCGATCCCTGCGTTTGTACCAAGACCAGCTCTCCCCTCGAGGTGCCCTTACACGAGAAACTCCGTGCCAAGAGCCGGAGCACCGAAGGTAGCAACGTGACCCCTCCACCTGTCTCCAAACCAGTTGCCAAGGACAGCGTTGGAACGCTGCCAGCGGATAATGAAATAAGAGATGGTACGACGGAATCGCTGTTCAGCCCTGAAAGCAAAGGGAAGGTGAATATGAACGATCCGATGTTCGCCTGCGAAATCTGCGGCGCCTCGTACACCATGCAGAGCCTGCTGGCTAACCACCAGCTGCGAGATCACCACATCCAGCCTGGGGAGAGCGGCACTGTCAAACGCAAAGTGGAGGCCATCCAAGGGAGCCACAAATGCAAAGACTGTTCCAAGACCTTCTTCACAGAGATGGCACTGTGGGAGCACGTCCAGACTCATCTAGGCCCCACCAAGCACTGCCAATGCCCCATATGTGGAGAGCGTTTCCCTTCATTGCTAACTCTGACTGAACACAAGGTCACCCACAGCAGGAGCCTGGACACAGGCAACTGCCGCATCTGCAAGCTTCCTCTTCACAGTGAGGAAGACTTCCTGGAACACTGTCAGAGGCACCCCGACCTGCACAACTCGCTGACGGGCTTCCGCTGCGTAGTGTGCATGCAGACTGTCACCTCCACTATTGAGCTGAAAATTCACGGAACCTTCCACATGCAGAAGGTGCAGGGGGATGGTATGACCAATGGATGCGCAGAACCCTTCGACCCCAATCCTGACCTCAAAATCTACTTGAGTGGTGCTCGGCGGGAAACGTTGAGTATGAATGTGAGTACGTTTGAACACAGATTTAGAGAGAGTAAGACTAATGTGTCTGTGGTGAACTGCTGTTCGGCAACGGCTCTCATTCCAGAGGAGAGAACTAATAAGAACGCTCTAACCCAGACCACAACAGTTTGA